In the Mytilus trossulus isolate FHL-02 chromosome 1, PNRI_Mtr1.1.1.hap1, whole genome shotgun sequence genome, one interval contains:
- the LOC134707167 gene encoding uncharacterized protein LOC134707167: MTQILKCILCVFMCCTRIGNGVIIAPVNPATPVSVGLTATLPTGQNSYQTNAIIQYNRILCPTANYNDGKYIVTVAGNYLVSVTMMSGTVTAHTTLRKNGAIYVWLYTGNQYDMATQTVCMQLKVGDTIWVQMTNTASILFDVYNTFTVVKLP; this comes from the exons ATGACTCAAATATTGAAATGCATCTTGTGTGTGTTCATGTGTTGTACACGTATTGGTAATGGAGTTATCATTGCTCCGGTAAATCCGGCAACCCCAGTTTCAG tggGATTGACAGCTACATTGCCCACTGGTCAAAATTCATACCAGACAAATGCTATAATCCAATACAACCGAATTCTTTGTCCGACTGCTAATTATAATGATGGAAAATATATTGTTACTGTGGCTGGTAATTACTTGGTGTCTGTTACCATGATGTCAGGCACTGTAACCGCCCACACTACTCTGAGGAAGAATGGAGCTATATATGTGTGGCTATATACTGGTAACCAATATGATATGGCAACTCAAACTGTCTGCATGCAACTGAAAGTGGGTGACACGATTTGGGTACAGATGACCAACACGGCATCGATTCTCTTTGATGTTTATAACACTTTCACTGTGGTTAAGTTACCTTGA